A section of the Polyangium spumosum genome encodes:
- a CDS encoding IPT/TIG domain-containing protein has product MRSRSFSRLSLAFMMSLPLAAFATGCGDDSTATTGTTNPSGSGGSGGMGGSGGSGGAGATGGMGGDGGSGGQEVMRGPVSFTTMPVLTARVGEAYVYPAEAVQENAQPGDTITYSLEAKPDGMQVDPTTGEVTWTPVTGQEGPQAVSLVATGPDGQNAKQDFTIEVEPAVNILGIHPAAGSSAGGELVTISGYGFVGAVGVLFGDTPAADVIVLDDATISVTTPAAIARTRIVTLTIDGQPLATFSPGFTHLPVAASTDVTQAKLSSTLKVQGLGFDPASVEANQLAIPGRSGTRRKIVTNQAMPGDLAFALGVGNSESTLATGAVAIEVNGLRSNWLPLTITDASIPAELTVTAVDAPHAPGENMTLLGAGFLGVQPAELTVTFAGSAAPAPVTSINAAGTQVVVTVPADAVTGPITLAAPMRLPARSYVAATITGTTPALSVLDTTPAGGAPGSALVLRGTGFAADPAMNKVTFDGMEAEVLSAEPDRLVVEVPAVDFGPAEVLVEADGQTTVAAVFGVTGGFEILAGGGPEEDEIGDGQDPLLASIEGSFVTTDAANNYYIADRKRVRVINNGAAPLTMFGKTIQPKTIQTIATGPEGVGTVVIHPVTGDAYFASNFRIFHAKRTDGSVTQYAGTQSSGNGGDGGNRLAASFNGISDLAFTADGSILLIADNNNGTIRAINTTGTATAAWGVNIAADAVQPIANIGVSNPLTVTLDAEGNLYTASAIQVRKIPADRPPIGDPMYVESVALAGGGNFSSLPAEGCPALSMPLGINDGAVVDPVRGDLLIGSRHGLIRRIRPAGGSLPAALDEGDCVDFVAGSWDMGAAIPNAGYAGDGGPAKSATFALFSRPFVDRSGSLLVLSEGRLRRVLFDAAGDPGLVETIAGTGPAKLDNMPALSLRALNSLSAIRVDAANDRYIYTSGALVVAQDRTTNLLTTLAGTGYTGNTIGPDGLATSSDLAALRGFELAGGAVYLMEATLPRLSKIDLTTGLIEVVAGDGRAATTAEQQAAGLAAAARVAINTGAGKAVVGPSGALYFADASVLRVVNVTNQALTTFGVTLEPGHIDDIPLSLGPNISGIAFASNGDLYVASYDSNAVRRVPAAGPFTAETVLAGDSQRYGLAKPGVAADLRLNRPSDITFLPTGELVIANDFGNTLIAVEPDASGMIGPTSRFAHVFGSGAPGRITSGAPALAVAPRGVRAISVDGTDLVLIAGERVVRLVMP; this is encoded by the coding sequence ATGCGTTCCCGTTCGTTCAGTCGACTCTCGCTCGCGTTCATGATGAGCCTCCCGCTCGCCGCCTTTGCGACGGGCTGCGGGGACGACTCGACAGCCACCACCGGCACGACGAACCCGTCGGGCAGCGGCGGCTCCGGCGGCATGGGCGGCTCCGGCGGCTCGGGCGGCGCGGGCGCGACCGGCGGCATGGGCGGCGACGGCGGCTCCGGCGGACAGGAGGTCATGCGTGGCCCGGTCTCGTTCACCACGATGCCCGTCCTCACCGCGCGCGTCGGCGAGGCGTACGTGTACCCGGCAGAGGCCGTGCAGGAGAACGCGCAGCCCGGCGACACGATCACCTATTCGCTCGAGGCCAAGCCCGACGGCATGCAAGTCGATCCCACGACCGGCGAGGTCACGTGGACACCCGTCACGGGCCAGGAAGGGCCGCAGGCCGTCTCCCTCGTCGCGACCGGCCCCGACGGGCAAAACGCGAAGCAGGACTTCACCATCGAGGTCGAGCCCGCCGTCAACATCCTCGGCATCCACCCGGCGGCCGGCAGCTCCGCGGGCGGCGAGCTCGTCACGATCAGCGGCTACGGCTTCGTCGGCGCCGTCGGCGTGCTCTTCGGCGACACGCCCGCGGCCGACGTCATCGTCCTCGACGACGCCACGATCAGCGTCACCACGCCCGCCGCCATCGCCCGCACCCGCATCGTCACCCTCACCATCGACGGCCAGCCGCTCGCGACGTTCTCGCCGGGCTTCACCCACCTGCCCGTCGCCGCGTCCACCGACGTCACGCAAGCAAAACTCTCCTCCACGTTGAAGGTCCAGGGCCTCGGCTTCGACCCCGCGTCCGTCGAGGCGAACCAGCTCGCCATCCCGGGCCGCAGCGGCACGCGCCGCAAGATCGTCACGAACCAGGCGATGCCCGGCGATCTCGCCTTCGCGCTCGGCGTCGGCAACTCCGAGTCCACGCTCGCCACCGGCGCCGTGGCCATCGAGGTGAACGGCCTCCGTTCGAACTGGCTCCCGCTCACGATCACCGACGCCTCGATCCCCGCCGAGCTCACGGTCACGGCCGTCGACGCGCCCCACGCGCCCGGCGAGAACATGACCCTGCTCGGCGCCGGCTTCCTCGGCGTACAGCCCGCGGAGCTCACCGTCACCTTCGCCGGCTCGGCCGCGCCTGCGCCCGTCACCTCGATCAACGCCGCCGGCACCCAGGTCGTCGTCACCGTCCCCGCGGACGCCGTCACCGGCCCGATCACCCTCGCGGCGCCCATGCGTTTGCCCGCGCGGAGCTACGTCGCGGCCACGATCACCGGCACCACGCCCGCGCTCAGCGTGCTCGACACGACCCCGGCCGGCGGCGCCCCCGGCAGCGCGCTCGTCCTGCGCGGCACGGGCTTCGCCGCCGATCCCGCGATGAACAAGGTCACCTTCGACGGCATGGAGGCCGAGGTCCTCTCCGCCGAGCCCGATCGCCTCGTCGTCGAGGTCCCCGCCGTCGACTTCGGCCCGGCCGAGGTCCTCGTCGAAGCGGACGGACAAACCACGGTCGCGGCCGTCTTCGGCGTCACGGGTGGCTTCGAGATCCTCGCGGGCGGCGGGCCCGAGGAGGACGAGATCGGCGACGGTCAGGATCCCCTGCTCGCCTCGATCGAGGGCTCGTTCGTCACGACGGACGCCGCGAACAACTACTACATCGCCGACCGCAAGCGCGTGCGCGTCATCAACAACGGCGCCGCGCCCCTCACGATGTTCGGCAAGACCATCCAGCCGAAGACGATCCAGACGATCGCCACGGGACCCGAAGGCGTCGGCACGGTCGTGATCCACCCCGTCACCGGGGACGCGTACTTCGCGAGCAACTTCCGCATCTTCCACGCGAAGCGCACCGACGGCTCCGTCACGCAATACGCCGGCACGCAGTCGTCCGGCAACGGCGGCGATGGCGGCAATCGCCTCGCCGCGAGCTTCAACGGCATCAGCGACCTCGCCTTCACGGCCGATGGCTCGATCCTGCTCATCGCCGACAACAACAACGGCACGATCCGCGCGATCAACACGACGGGCACGGCCACCGCCGCGTGGGGCGTGAACATCGCGGCCGACGCGGTCCAGCCGATCGCCAACATCGGCGTCTCCAACCCGCTCACCGTGACCCTCGACGCCGAGGGCAACCTCTACACGGCGTCCGCGATCCAGGTCCGCAAGATCCCCGCGGACAGACCGCCGATCGGCGATCCGATGTACGTCGAGAGCGTGGCCCTCGCGGGCGGGGGCAACTTCTCGAGCCTGCCCGCGGAGGGTTGCCCTGCGCTCTCCATGCCCCTCGGCATCAACGACGGCGCCGTGGTCGATCCGGTCCGCGGGGATCTGCTCATCGGCAGCCGCCATGGCCTCATCCGCCGCATCCGCCCGGCCGGCGGGAGCCTGCCCGCGGCGCTCGACGAGGGCGACTGCGTCGACTTCGTCGCCGGGAGCTGGGACATGGGCGCGGCCATCCCCAACGCCGGCTACGCGGGCGACGGCGGCCCCGCGAAGAGCGCCACGTTCGCGCTCTTCTCGCGCCCCTTCGTCGATCGGAGCGGCTCGCTCCTCGTGCTCAGCGAGGGCCGCCTGCGCCGCGTCCTCTTCGACGCCGCGGGGGATCCGGGCCTCGTCGAGACCATCGCCGGCACGGGCCCGGCGAAGCTCGACAACATGCCCGCGCTCTCGCTCCGCGCGCTGAACAGCCTGAGCGCCATCCGCGTCGACGCAGCGAACGACCGCTACATCTACACCTCGGGCGCGCTCGTCGTGGCGCAGGATCGCACGACGAACCTGCTCACGACCCTCGCCGGCACGGGCTACACCGGCAACACCATCGGCCCGGATGGCCTCGCCACGTCCTCCGATCTGGCCGCCCTGCGCGGCTTCGAGCTCGCGGGCGGCGCGGTCTACCTCATGGAGGCGACGCTGCCGCGCCTGTCGAAGATCGACCTCACGACGGGCTTGATCGAAGTCGTCGCGGGCGACGGCCGCGCCGCCACGACCGCCGAGCAGCAGGCGGCGGGCCTCGCCGCCGCCGCGCGTGTCGCCATCAACACGGGCGCCGGCAAGGCCGTCGTCGGCCCGAGCGGCGCGCTCTACTTCGCCGACGCGAGCGTGCTGCGCGTCGTCAACGTCACGAACCAGGCCCTCACCACCTTCGGCGTCACGCTCGAGCCCGGCCACATCGACGACATCCCGCTCAGCCTCGGGCCGAACATCAGCGGCATCGCCTTCGCTTCGAACGGCGATCTCTACGTCGCGTCGTACGATTCGAACGCGGTGCGCCGCGTCCCCGCCGCGGGCCCCTTCACCGCGGAGACCGTGCTCGCCGGCGACAGCCAGCGCTACGGCCTCGCCAAGCCCGGCGTCGCCGCCGACCTGCGCCTGAACCGCCCGAGCGACATCACGTTCCTGCCGACGGGCGAGCTCGTCATCGCCAACGATTTCGGCAACACGCTGATCGCCGTCGAGCCCGACGCGAGCGGCATGATCGGCCCGACGAGCCGCTTCGCGCACGTCTTCGGCAGCGGCGCGCCGGGCCGCATCACGAGCGGCGCGCCGGCCCTCGCCGTCGCCCCGCGGGGCGTCCGTGCCATCAGCGTGGATGGCACGGACCTCGTCCTCATCGCTGGCGAGCGCGTGGTCCGACTGGTGATGCCTTGA
- a CDS encoding YkgJ family cysteine cluster protein, with product MAAGRTRVQYDCNKCVAFCCSIYERVEVTTKDVKRLAAHFGVTPEVAEKRFTVHRFGGRILRRKRDPFFGKACKFLHPETRGCTIYEGRPQACREYPGKSRCGYYEVLQFEREIQDDPTIVPIVRLTFKKQLLKAAR from the coding sequence GTGGCCGCCGGACGAACGCGCGTTCAATACGATTGCAACAAGTGCGTGGCATTTTGCTGCTCCATCTACGAGCGCGTCGAGGTGACGACCAAGGACGTCAAGCGGCTCGCCGCCCATTTTGGCGTCACCCCCGAGGTCGCCGAAAAACGCTTCACCGTGCACCGATTCGGCGGCCGCATCCTCCGCCGCAAGAGGGACCCGTTCTTCGGCAAGGCCTGCAAATTCCTGCACCCCGAGACCCGCGGCTGCACCATCTACGAAGGCCGCCCCCAGGCCTGCCGCGAATACCCCGGAAAGAGCCGCTGCGGCTACTACGAGGTCCTCCAATTCGAACGCGAGATCCAGGACGACCCCACCATCGTCCCCATCGTCCGCCTCACCTTCAAGAAGCAGCTCCTCAAAGCCGCCCGCTGA
- a CDS encoding NAD(P)-dependent oxidoreductase: MQIVFCGTGWFPIVDAIRARLPSGVVIRSWDGQLPLATQIEDADVLLPSNARFDAAVIAAPRNLRLIQQPAVGTEGIDLSAARARGVPVCNAPGTNGQAVAEAALFLILALARRLPRATRAFAERSIGAPLGVELAGRTLGILGLGRSGMALARFAEAVGMRVLAARSTTSREDVLDLAARSDVISVHCPLTPATRGLVGEAFLSRVKPGALLVNVARGPIVEREALVHALESGRLGGAGLDVFWEEPWDPADPLYRREDVVVLPHVAGSTEEAFARIADIVAGNVFRLVRGEPLLHRIA, encoded by the coding sequence GTGCAGATCGTCTTCTGTGGCACGGGCTGGTTTCCGATCGTCGACGCCATCCGCGCGCGTCTGCCCTCGGGCGTCGTGATCCGCTCGTGGGACGGGCAGCTTCCGCTCGCGACGCAGATCGAGGACGCCGACGTCCTCTTGCCGTCCAACGCGCGCTTCGACGCCGCCGTCATTGCCGCGCCGCGTAATCTCCGCCTCATCCAGCAGCCCGCGGTGGGCACCGAGGGCATCGACCTTTCGGCCGCGCGCGCCCGGGGCGTCCCCGTGTGCAACGCCCCTGGCACGAACGGGCAAGCGGTGGCGGAGGCGGCCCTCTTCTTGATCCTCGCCCTCGCGCGCCGCTTGCCTCGCGCCACGCGCGCCTTCGCCGAGCGCTCCATCGGCGCGCCGCTCGGCGTCGAGCTCGCGGGCCGCACCCTCGGGATCCTCGGCCTCGGCCGCTCCGGCATGGCGCTGGCCCGCTTCGCCGAGGCCGTCGGCATGCGTGTCCTCGCCGCCCGCAGCACGACCTCGCGCGAAGATGTCCTCGATCTCGCTGCCCGCTCCGACGTGATCAGCGTCCACTGCCCGCTCACGCCGGCGACGCGTGGCCTCGTCGGCGAGGCGTTCCTCTCGCGCGTGAAGCCCGGCGCGCTGCTGGTCAACGTGGCGCGGGGCCCGATCGTCGAGCGGGAGGCGCTGGTTCACGCGCTCGAATCGGGCAGGCTCGGCGGCGCGGGGCTCGACGTGTTCTGGGAGGAGCCGTGGGATCCGGCGGATCCGCTCTACCGGCGCGAGGACGTCGTCGTCCTGCCGCACGTGGCGGGCTCGACGGAGGAGGCGTTCGCGCGGATCGCCGACATCGTCGCGGGCAATGTGTTTCGGCTCGTCCGCGGCGAGCCATTACTCCATCGGATTGCGTGA
- a CDS encoding right-handed parallel beta-helix repeat-containing protein, which translates to MRVLLGAAPLVLLLACSRSASPGDHDAGTSTEAHAGPPRMQNLAAVGPAKDRSVPPSGGRRFRVSPLGNDVNDCSDAHPCRQIQRGVKLATAPGDVLLVEDGEYERFTVDGLRGEPGRPITIFAIGRRAMVNPDRDCKNKYHCRDNIILRNARHVVLDGIASQGAPRAAVAVFYGKNVTIRNGSYFDNGRWGIFSSFADDLTIEHNETRRSRREHGIYVSNSGDRPVIRANVVRDNDGCGIQINADMREKPEVDKYGKPLYDGVADGLVTGASIERNLIIGNGSGALANQNKRRGAAINLDGVHDSIVQGNVLYDNAASGIAAFGDEDGTEVDKDADGDGRFGPKGLTIAHNTVVMPSGARHALQLRLSVGPNVVRNNILLHQDKRRAGLELVTEKDAKLVESDGNVLDRVALGDDVRPLAHWRKKLGQDKHSLSLSMSQLFRDPARGDFTLLPASPAARGAMDDPVDERQDFLGKSRRRRGKGQHSIGACEVAPAEDSIFKASPVGPRARQR; encoded by the coding sequence ATGCGTGTTCTCTTGGGCGCCGCTCCGCTTGTCTTGCTCCTTGCGTGCTCGCGCTCGGCCTCGCCCGGCGACCACGACGCGGGGACGTCGACCGAGGCCCACGCGGGGCCGCCGCGAATGCAGAACCTCGCGGCGGTGGGGCCCGCGAAGGACAGGTCCGTGCCGCCCTCGGGCGGGAGGCGATTCCGGGTTTCCCCGCTCGGCAACGACGTCAACGATTGCTCGGATGCCCACCCTTGCCGGCAAATCCAGCGCGGCGTGAAGCTCGCGACGGCGCCGGGCGACGTGCTGCTCGTGGAAGACGGGGAATACGAGCGCTTCACCGTGGACGGGCTCCGCGGCGAGCCGGGGCGGCCGATCACGATATTCGCCATCGGCAGGCGCGCCATGGTGAACCCGGATCGCGATTGCAAGAACAAGTACCATTGCCGGGACAACATCATCCTCCGGAACGCGCGCCACGTCGTCCTCGACGGGATCGCGTCGCAGGGCGCGCCCCGGGCCGCGGTCGCGGTGTTTTACGGGAAGAACGTCACGATCCGGAACGGGTCGTATTTCGACAACGGGCGCTGGGGGATCTTCTCGTCGTTCGCGGACGACCTGACCATCGAGCACAACGAGACCCGCAGGAGCCGGCGCGAGCACGGGATCTACGTGTCGAACAGCGGCGACAGGCCCGTCATCCGGGCGAACGTGGTACGCGACAACGACGGCTGCGGCATCCAGATCAACGCCGACATGCGGGAGAAGCCCGAGGTCGACAAGTACGGCAAGCCCTTGTACGACGGCGTGGCCGACGGGCTCGTGACCGGGGCGTCGATCGAGCGCAACCTGATCATCGGCAATGGCAGCGGCGCGCTCGCCAACCAGAACAAACGGCGCGGCGCGGCCATCAACCTCGACGGCGTGCACGACTCGATCGTCCAGGGGAACGTGCTCTACGACAACGCCGCGTCGGGGATCGCGGCGTTCGGGGACGAAGACGGGACGGAGGTGGACAAGGACGCGGACGGGGACGGCCGTTTTGGTCCGAAGGGGCTGACGATCGCGCACAACACGGTGGTGATGCCGAGCGGGGCGCGGCACGCGCTGCAGCTCCGGCTGAGCGTGGGGCCGAACGTGGTGCGCAACAACATCCTGCTCCATCAGGACAAGCGGCGCGCGGGGCTCGAGCTCGTGACGGAGAAAGACGCGAAGCTCGTCGAGAGCGACGGGAACGTCCTCGACCGCGTGGCCCTGGGCGACGACGTGCGGCCGCTCGCGCACTGGCGCAAGAAGCTCGGCCAGGACAAGCATTCGCTCTCCCTGTCGATGTCGCAGCTCTTCAGGGATCCGGCGAGGGGCGATTTCACGCTCCTGCCGGCGTCGCCGGCGGCCCGGGGCGCGATGGACGATCCGGTCGACGAGCGCCAGGATTTCTTGGGGAAATCACGCCGGAGGCGGGGGAAGGGTCAGCACAGCATCGGGGCCTGCGAGGTGGCGCCCGCGGAGGATTCGATCTTCAAGGCATCACCAGTCGGACCACGCGCTCGCCAGCGATGA
- a CDS encoding serine/threonine-protein kinase codes for MDLAPGSIIAGRYRVDARVGAGGMGEVWAGEHLAIGMKVAIKTLLAAAAYDREVVARFRREANLLGRIRSDHVARVVDFVEDPSVGLVLVMEYIEGQPLSKVLHQRRLSVEEAIDVGCDVVDALRDLHRAHVIHRDMKPGNIIMEPQPNGKYRAIIVDFGMGRIESGAGEDLEQTNLTRADMALGTLEYMAPEQILNSRDVTAGSDLYAVGAMLYRAIAGRHIFGDAQDAELARAKLMQDAAVLQTGRNDRLSQGFVNVVMRAVQRRPQMRYQKAEEMLTELRALQDAVRAAAFEHSAAKQLLAPASVPQARPSQTSYPGYPPPTQTPLPYPQQQAAQAQSAMMQAQDRPSLPHGPTSGPSASTSIAAPVSLPASSQRRGMSTATVVGLVFIALAAGVGGAAAFFLYARPAEPAATPTATPAAPPPTAAPAPTPRPAAAPAPTASAAPAQGEEDDGLEVETATAPQPTPSQKPAGALGTSSAKPFGAAGTGGAKPPATTTAPNVGKINF; via the coding sequence ATGGATCTGGCTCCGGGCTCAATCATCGCGGGACGGTACCGTGTCGACGCGCGTGTCGGCGCGGGCGGCATGGGCGAGGTGTGGGCCGGCGAGCACCTCGCGATCGGCATGAAAGTGGCGATCAAGACGCTGCTCGCCGCCGCTGCCTACGACCGCGAGGTGGTCGCGCGTTTCCGGCGCGAGGCGAACCTGCTCGGCCGCATCCGCAGCGATCACGTCGCGCGCGTGGTCGACTTCGTGGAGGACCCGAGCGTCGGGCTCGTGCTCGTCATGGAGTACATCGAGGGCCAGCCGCTCTCGAAGGTGCTGCACCAGCGCAGGCTCTCCGTCGAGGAGGCGATCGACGTCGGCTGCGACGTGGTGGACGCGCTCCGCGATCTGCACCGCGCGCACGTCATCCACCGCGACATGAAGCCCGGCAACATCATCATGGAGCCGCAGCCGAACGGGAAATACCGCGCGATCATCGTCGACTTCGGCATGGGCCGCATCGAGAGCGGCGCGGGCGAGGACCTCGAGCAGACGAACCTCACGCGCGCGGACATGGCGCTCGGGACGCTCGAGTACATGGCGCCCGAGCAGATCCTGAACTCGCGCGACGTGACGGCGGGCTCCGACCTCTACGCCGTCGGCGCGATGCTCTACCGCGCGATCGCGGGCAGGCACATCTTCGGCGACGCGCAGGACGCGGAGCTCGCGCGCGCCAAGCTGATGCAGGACGCGGCGGTGCTGCAGACCGGGCGAAACGATCGGCTCTCGCAGGGGTTCGTCAACGTGGTGATGCGCGCGGTGCAGCGCAGGCCGCAGATGCGTTACCAGAAGGCCGAGGAGATGCTGACCGAGCTCCGCGCGCTGCAGGACGCGGTGCGCGCGGCGGCCTTCGAGCACAGCGCGGCGAAGCAACTGCTCGCGCCCGCGAGCGTGCCGCAGGCGAGGCCGTCGCAGACCTCGTATCCCGGCTACCCCCCGCCCACGCAGACGCCCTTGCCGTACCCGCAGCAGCAGGCCGCGCAGGCGCAGTCCGCGATGATGCAGGCGCAGGATCGGCCGTCCCTCCCGCACGGGCCGACGTCGGGGCCGAGCGCGAGCACGAGCATCGCCGCGCCCGTCTCGCTCCCCGCGTCCTCGCAGCGACGTGGCATGTCGACGGCGACCGTCGTGGGCCTCGTCTTCATCGCGCTCGCGGCGGGCGTGGGCGGCGCGGCCGCGTTTTTCCTGTACGCCAGGCCCGCCGAGCCTGCCGCGACGCCGACGGCGACGCCGGCCGCGCCCCCGCCCACGGCGGCCCCTGCGCCGACGCCGCGACCTGCCGCCGCGCCTGCGCCCACGGCCTCGGCCGCGCCGGCGCAGGGCGAGGAGGACGACGGCCTCGAGGTCGAGACGGCGACGGCGCCGCAACCGACGCCGAGCCAGAAGCCGGCCGGGGCGCTCGGGACGTCGTCGGCCAAGCCGTTCGGCGCCGCGGGCACGGGCGGCGCCAAACCCCCCGCGACGACGACGGCGCCGAACGTCGGCAAGATCAACTTCTAG
- a CDS encoding type VI secretion system Vgr family protein, with product MAILDLSFESGEQSLSVRHFSVHEGISTLFSASVVARSPKEDIDLESLVGKAGGLLAIGNLNVPRAWTGVVSHAEQIDVEPPTGTSLGLSTYLIRIVPTMWLLTQRKGNRIFQKMSIPDIVKKILGEYGIEPKMKLSEPHPEHEYRVQYGETDFAFVSRLLEEEGISYWFGQALRGNTLLTELHVCDAPTRGEARPPIRHAENPNQPGNNEWMCRVHLAHQVRPGAAMIRDYDFEKPKFLLRGEAEKTKKEDFFEQYVYEHGAFTDDKEGKRRADILLEAERRTKRVVSYEANAFDLAPGVIFSIDNHPREDLDPSKKLLVLEALHEGTPDGEWTLSGEATFTDVLHRPAQRTPRPKINGLQSAFVVGPKGEEIYTDEYGRVRVQFHWDRDGKYDENSTCWIRVSQGWAGAAYGMMTIPRVGQEVLVGFWEGNPDEPVIVGRLYNGKNRVPYKLPDERTKSTWKTNSSPTNGGFNEIMFEDKAGKELLFVQAQRDLSKLVKRNETERTGANRTMVVGANRSSVVGAVDTTLVGSKYTLLMAKPKDLKVEAMGNPDVEKQETMIEMVDGKITLTTGKATIVLDGPTITLKADGNIKLNAGGEVVIHGGPFVKINC from the coding sequence ATGGCGATCCTCGATCTCTCCTTCGAGTCCGGCGAGCAGAGCCTCTCGGTGCGGCACTTCTCGGTGCACGAGGGCATCTCCACGCTCTTCAGCGCCAGCGTCGTGGCGCGCTCGCCGAAGGAGGACATCGACCTCGAATCGCTCGTCGGCAAGGCCGGAGGCCTGCTCGCGATCGGCAACCTCAACGTGCCGCGCGCGTGGACCGGCGTCGTCAGCCACGCCGAGCAGATCGACGTCGAGCCGCCGACGGGCACCTCGCTCGGACTCTCGACCTACCTCATCCGCATCGTGCCCACGATGTGGCTGCTCACGCAGCGCAAGGGCAACCGCATCTTCCAGAAGATGTCGATCCCCGACATCGTGAAGAAGATCCTCGGCGAGTACGGCATCGAGCCGAAGATGAAGCTCTCCGAGCCGCACCCCGAGCACGAGTACCGCGTCCAGTACGGCGAGACCGATTTCGCCTTCGTGAGCCGCCTGCTCGAGGAAGAGGGCATCTCGTACTGGTTCGGCCAGGCGCTCCGCGGCAACACGCTGCTCACCGAGCTGCACGTCTGCGACGCGCCCACGCGCGGCGAGGCGCGCCCGCCCATCCGCCACGCGGAGAACCCGAACCAGCCGGGCAACAACGAGTGGATGTGCCGCGTCCACCTCGCCCACCAGGTCCGCCCCGGCGCCGCGATGATCCGCGACTACGACTTCGAAAAACCCAAGTTCCTCCTCCGCGGCGAGGCCGAGAAGACGAAGAAGGAGGACTTCTTCGAGCAATACGTCTACGAGCACGGCGCCTTCACCGACGACAAGGAGGGCAAGCGCCGCGCGGACATCCTCCTCGAGGCCGAGCGCCGCACGAAGCGCGTCGTCTCCTACGAGGCGAACGCGTTCGATCTCGCGCCCGGCGTGATCTTCAGCATCGACAACCACCCGCGCGAGGACCTCGACCCGAGCAAGAAGCTGCTCGTGCTCGAGGCGCTGCACGAGGGCACGCCCGACGGCGAGTGGACGCTCTCCGGCGAGGCCACGTTCACCGACGTGTTGCACAGGCCCGCGCAGCGCACGCCGCGCCCCAAGATCAACGGCCTGCAGAGCGCGTTCGTCGTCGGGCCGAAGGGCGAGGAGATCTACACCGACGAGTACGGCCGCGTGCGCGTGCAGTTCCACTGGGATCGCGACGGCAAGTACGACGAGAACTCGACCTGCTGGATCCGCGTGAGCCAGGGCTGGGCCGGCGCCGCGTACGGCATGATGACGATCCCGCGCGTCGGGCAGGAGGTGCTCGTCGGCTTCTGGGAGGGGAACCCGGACGAACCCGTCATCGTCGGCCGCCTCTACAACGGCAAGAACCGCGTCCCGTACAAGCTGCCCGACGAGAGGACGAAGAGCACCTGGAAGACGAACAGCTCGCCGACGAACGGCGGCTTCAACGAGATCATGTTCGAGGACAAGGCGGGCAAGGAGCTCTTGTTCGTCCAGGCGCAGCGTGATCTCTCGAAGCTCGTGAAGCGCAACGAGACCGAGCGCACCGGCGCGAACCGCACGATGGTCGTGGGCGCGAACCGGTCGAGCGTCGTCGGCGCCGTCGACACCACGCTCGTCGGCTCGAAGTACACGCTCCTCATGGCCAAGCCCAAGGACCTCAAGGTCGAGGCCATGGGCAACCCCGACGTCGAGAAGCAGGAGACCATGATCGAGATGGTCGACGGCAAGATCACGCTGACCACGGGCAAGGCCACGATCGTGCTCGACGGACCCACGATCACGCTCAAGGCCGACGGCAACATCAAGCTGAACGCGGGCGGCGAGGTCGTCATCCACGGCGGCCCGTTCGTGAAGATCAACTGCTAG
- a CDS encoding pentapeptide repeat-containing protein, whose product MAEITRKELILALISAGDNPRLMGVDLSGLDLSGLALHRANLARANLSGANLLMANLFGANLKGANLRGANLTRADLEGAYLAGANLSGAILVDAILTEANLTDANLDGADLTRAVLDDVKGYRAASD is encoded by the coding sequence ATGGCTGAGATCACCCGCAAAGAGCTGATCCTCGCCCTCATCTCCGCAGGCGACAACCCGCGGCTCATGGGCGTCGATCTGTCGGGGCTCGATCTCTCGGGCCTCGCGCTCCACCGCGCCAACCTCGCCCGCGCCAACCTGAGCGGCGCGAACCTCCTCATGGCGAACCTCTTCGGCGCGAACCTGAAGGGCGCGAACCTCCGAGGCGCGAACCTCACCCGCGCCGATCTCGAAGGCGCATACCTCGCAGGCGCCAACCTGAGCGGAGCGATCCTCGTCGACGCCATCCTGACGGAGGCGAACCTGACGGACGCGAACCTCGACGGCGCCGACCTGACGCGCGCCGTCCTCGACGACGTGAAGGGGTATCGCGCCGCCTCTGATTGA